The Oryzias melastigma strain HK-1 linkage group LG15, ASM292280v2, whole genome shotgun sequence genome includes the window CATTATTCTACTTTAACATCTTTTTAGATCCTGAATTTCgggctttaaaataaaatatataataataattttagtaCTTAAAAACGATGCCGATGATACACGGAagtatttttaaccttttagatcactttttcagaTGGAGGTCGCGGGGCTGAACCAAAGGCGGAAGTGCTGACAGGAAGTTCTCCTGCGTCGCGTCACTCTTCGATTCCTGCATTTCCGTGGTTGTCATAATGGTCGTTCTGAAGGGAATCCCCTCAGTTTTATCGCCTGATTTGCTGTATGTTCTCGCTAAAATGGGACACGGCGATGAACTGGGTATGATCAGCAGATATACGCATGCATAGAGCTGCACTTAGAATAGTTGACAGTCTTTAAAGACCACGAGGCAGCATAACGCTCATATGAATCAGGAAGCTGGAAACCAACACTGGTTCCACTTGTTTATTTATGCAACTCTCATGTCCATTTactacataaaataattcattaaacTCTTTCTACTTATTTTAGTGCTTGCAGATGTAAATTTTCCTGCATCTTCTGTTTGTGCTTGTGGTCCAAAAGAAATAAGAGCTGATGGTatgtaaaatatgatcaatcttatagataaatgttatttatttatttgcatgtcATTGTTAAATGTATGCATGATCCTCCTGTAGGTTTGAGAATCCCACAACTTTTggaggctattttaaagttgcTGCCACTTGACACTTACGTCCCATGTCCGGTAAAAGATTGTCTGTCAAAACTGCTGACTGCGGTACAAGtttacaatgttttaaaaaaaattgtgtcatgAATTTTTGTTCGTTTGTTTTTCAGGCAGCAGTCATGGATCTAGTGGACACTGACAAACAAAAAGGTTTATCTGTCACTGTGTGGGAGACTTACTCACATCTCTTGAGCCAGGCGGGTTCTGAGGTACCGTAGGAAAGCATGTGCACTAAATCCCTTtatgtggatagtttattctacaatttaattacatttttgtttacacaGAGTCCTCTGGAGAAGGTGGAGAGATTTGCTTTTTATGAGCGTGCCAAAAAATCATATGCCGTTGTGGCAACAGggtatgttgtgttttttttttttttcttattctttttaaaaatgtctgactCATTTGTCAATAAAACCTAGAGCAAAATATGTaatttgggaaaaataaaagaaaatgcaactAAAAAGCCAAATATTGAGTCAAATTGGTCTTATTTGTCATGTAAAACaatctattttatttcaaatattgctaagtaaagttttaacattatataattacaaaaataaaattcatttatttatgttgctTCAACGcaataacagtaaaaatacacagtgtacaaacaagtaaatacaGCAAGAACAGTAGCtgcaagattaaaaaataaatcttgttttaCCAGGAAAATTTGATGAActataaataattacaaaaatttcCAACCTCAGTAATTTAATTTACAgtgttaagatttgtgtttccttctctttttttagggAAACAGCTCTGTATGGGAACCTGATCCTAAAAAAAGGAGTCCTTCCTGCCGAGTTTCTAGAGTGACGCgcaattttgttaatttagagaaaacattttcttgtcgagttgaaaaagttttgttttgtttgtgatttctGTTGCACACATTAAAATCTGAATCTTTAATcagtgttgtttattttatatttttttaccacaTTAAATACTGATTTGTTTGAAACCAGAATTACatgaaataacaataaatgcCATAGTAATCATTTGtttgaatataatttttttaaatctttaatgaATTGCAAATCAGTtacacttttttgtatttattttgtcaattgaaaaaaaaagattcaagcGCATTATAGTTGCTTTTTATTATCATTCATATAATTAGGGAATAAATTCCCAACTAAGTTGTTTTATTCCCATTCGAGGTCACAGGGTCACCAATCACCAGTAATTACAGAGTAACACAACCACACACTCTCATATTCACACATAAGGGACTATTTAGAATTAACCTAAGCATGTTTTGCCTGTAAAGCACTATTGAAGGAAGCCTGGATGCCTTTAGAAAACCCACGATAGCGTAGGAAGAACATGCAGAGAGGAACCAGCCGGGATTCAAGCAAGAGCTGTCACGCTATGAAAACACTACAGCACCATACATCCTGGGTTATACACCTctatatgaataataaatattttgaaaatccacttGAAATTTAAACTGTGATTAGCCAAAATATGAACattgatttttctaaataaaaagaaaaatgttacatttgttttttcaatttaaacaaGCTAAAATCTGTCcatatttttgtaaatctggAGACAATTActtcagtaaataaaacataatactTTTAAGAgtgtttaaataaactttattaacagaATCTAATTAAGCAGCACAGTCCCTGACAAGGAAACTGTGTGATTTTGATGACAGAGTTTTTGCAGACTCAGCGGTGGTAGACAGCATCCAGATCTTGTTCTGGTTGAGTGTGTCTTTTCTGTGGTGGTTTATGGACAAATGCAGCTGCAGGTTTGGTGTCTTCTTGGTGAAAGGCTGGGATGAAGGTGTTTCTGTGGTAGATGGAATCCATATCTTTCTCTGGTTCCGAGTGCCTTCTCTGTGTTGGCATGTGGACAgatgcagctgcagctttgGTGTCCACTTGATGAAGAGCTAGGTTGAAGGTGTCTCTGTGGTAGATGTCATCCATGTCCTCCTCTGGCTCAAGATGAACTGTTTTCCGAGTCTGGTCCACATTTATCTCTAGAGCAGCATTATGgttgtttttagccacaatTGGACCCAAGTGTCCAGCAGCCTCCTCTCCCTTTCTCATTTTGTGGTAGATTTCATCCATGTCAGGTTCAGGTAATTTCACAACAAGCCGATCAATACCATCTTCACCCCCCACAGCTTTGAATTTGGCATCTTCCTGCAAAGACTTTATTGAAATGTCGGAGTGGGGGTCCACTTTTTGGATTTGAACTATGTTGATCTCAGACAGTGAGGGCAGATGGAGCTCATCCAAGCCGTCTCTGGGCCTCTCGGGCTGTTTGTCCAGTTTACCAGCTCTCATGCTTTTCCATATCCTCATTCTTGGGTCGACGTCGTAATCAGTCTTATCCATGTCTTCAGGTGGCTCCACCTCCACCCTCTGGAATGGTTCACCTTTGTCATGTTTGAACCTAAAACAAGAATCAAGCATTACCAGACTTTGCCTTTTTTCACCATAAGTTTATTCACTTTCATTTGGGAAAATGAAAACTTACATTGAAGTTTCCTGGAAAGCTTTTTCAGTATGCTTATCCTGAAAAAGAGCATAGCTATGACACACTTCCATTCCAAATACCATTCAAGGATCGCAAAATCAAATAGTTTTAACTTATTGGGATAAAACTGTTGTCCTAAACAGCTAAGAGAGTTATTAAAGTACACACCCAGGGCTTTGCTGCAACACCAAGGAGCAACGAAACACCCAACACTAGGGAAATCCTTTAAGAAAAGAGACTAGATTGAAGTTAAGACttccacaaaaacaagtaaacccagcatatttacaatttttctcaCCTGAACATTGTGTCTGTCTCTTCTGAGTTCAACgttttcagtcagaaacttccTCTAAGTCTACCTGCTCTGAAAGGAACGAGCACTTTTCAACCTTTGCACCTGTTGTGTTTTCTTGACCTTCGTATCCTTCAAAAAGGAGACGTCAGCCATGAGTAATATATTACCTTTTATGCTGTCTgtagtaaacttaaaaaagttaatCTTATGGACCAGTATCtttatcaacattttcaaaaaaaaatttgcagttTGCATCACCAGGTTGTGTAAATTAAGACGCATTTCTGGTCATCTTGTACGAAATGTGTTcatgcattaaaaacaataaagaaataagcaATTGGTATCAAATTATTAGTTATCAAAGTTCAACCGAGGGTGATTATGTCATATTTGTTATGCAACAGTGACCAAATATGGACGttatctaaaaagaaaattttgcaGCTATACTCTGTGCAATAAAGTTTACAAGAATGACaaacaagaagaaataaaatgcaTGAAATGAGTTAAACACGTTATAG containing:
- the fuom gene encoding fucose mutarotase, with product MVVLKGIPSVLSPDLLYVLAKMGHGDELVLADVNFPASSVCACGPKEIRADGLRIPQLLEAILKLLPLDTYVPCPAAVMDLVDTDKQKGLSVTVWETYSHLLSQAGSESPLEKVERFAFYERAKKSYAVVATGETALYGNLILKKGVLPAEFLE
- the si:ch211-217g15.3 gene encoding uncharacterized protein si:ch211-217g15.3, which codes for MFRISLVLGVSLLLGVAAKPWDKHTEKAFQETSMFKHDKGEPFQRVEVEPPEDMDKTDYDVDPRMRIWKSMRAGKLDKQPERPRDGLDELHLPSLSEINIVQIQKVDPHSDISIKSLQEDAKFKAVGGEDGIDRLVVKLPEPDMDEIYHKMRKGEEAAGHLGPIVAKNNHNAALEINVDQTRKTVHLEPEEDMDDIYHRDTFNLALHQVDTKAAAASVHMPTQRRHSEPEKDMDSIYHRNTFIPAFHQEDTKPAAAFVHKPPQKRHTQPEQDLDAVYHR